CTGCTCGACGAAGGCGGGAAGCATGACCTCGCGCGCGATGCGGAGGACGAGCGTGCTCGTGTCGTCGGTGGTCGCGGCGGCGACGCTGACGTCGTGCACGACGTCGTCGAAGTCGACCCAGCGCGCGCAGTCGGCGCCGCGAGCCGCGAACCCGACCACGGTCGTCGTCGGCGTCGTCGACGCGGGGGATCCGGTCGCGGGCGCGGCGGTCAGCCTCAGAGCGGCGAACGGCGCGCCGATCGCGACCGCGCCGACTGACACGCTCGCGTCCGGCGCGTTCGCGGTCGAGGCGACCGACCTCCCGCGCGACTTCCGCGTGATCGCGACGGGCGGAACGGTCGACGGGCGCCCGCTCGCCAGCCCGCTCGCAGCCGACGTGCAGGGCTACGACGCGGACCACGGCCTCGTGGCCGTCGACACCGCGACCAACCTCATCGCCGCGTATCGCGACGCGCATCCCGGGACCGATCGTGGCGCCGCGTGGACGAAGGTCGCGGCGACGCTCGGCGTTCCCGCGGGGCTCGACCCGTCGACCGACTTCCGGGTCCCGGACACGATGCTCGACGCGCGCGGTGGCCTCCATGCAGCCCCGACCGCGTCGCCGAACGGCTTCGAGATCGACATCGCGAAGTGGGCGTTCGAGAGCCTCCGCGACGGCGCCAACAGCTACGAGTGCCGGACGAACCCGACCTCCGACAAGTGCAAGTACGCGGGCTTCGGCGACCTCCTGCGCATGGTCGGCACCGAGGCGCAGAAGATGCACCAGGAGGTCATGGACAAGCTCAACCAGATCTCGTCGCAGATCGCCGACCTCAAGGCGAGCCTGCTGGCCGCGATCAACCAGAGCGCGTACGAGAACCTCGTGAACTTCATGAACCCCAGCGCGATCGAGCAGGCCATGCTCGACTTCGCGCTCGTCGGACGCACGTGCGCGGGGCAGCCGGCGCCCTACCCCGTGAACAGCTTCTGCGACGTCGAGCTCGGTGACAACAGCGCGCGGTATCCGGGCAAGCTGCGCGACCAGATCCGCGACCTCATCAACAGCGGCAAGGTGATCGCCCTGCCGAAGCAGATCTCGGGTGACGCGGCGTCGCAGACGACAGGCGTGCTCGACGCGTCGCGGCTGCCGACCGTGTTCTCGAGCGCGGTGTCGAAGCGTCACAGCTTCTTCAACCAGGCCGACTCGGGCCAGCTGCTCGGCGCGGTGCGGTACTTCACCGACCTCGAGGTGTCGATGATCACGCTCGCCGCGAACTACTGGCGGTGGGAGAGCCGCGACGCGACGTCCGTGACGAAGCAGATCGACGCGTACGACGACGCGGTGCAGGGCGCGAGGCGGCCGGACGGGACCCGTACCGGCGGGCAGCTCGCGCGGTTCGCACCGTTGCCGAAGCTCGCGTTCGACTACCGGACCGGTCTGCTGTGGGCGACGTCCGTCGCGTGCTCGTCGCCCAGCACGACCGGCCCGAAGAGCTGCGCGGGTACGTTCGACGGATCGAGGGTCGACCCGACGCAGGACCTGCCCGGGCTCCCGTACGACAACGGCCCGAGCTATCCGGACGACTTCACGTCGAGGGGATGGGCGGTGACGAGCGGTCGCGACGGCGGCTGGCGTGTGCCGACCGAGGCCGACCTGCGACAGCTCCTCGCCGGTCAGACGGGCGCGCCCGGTCCGTGGTTGCGGAACGAGGCCGGGATCACGTTCGACGCGCGCGGCGAGTACGACCTGTGGAGCGCGAACGTCTCGTGTGCATCGCCCCGGCGCGAGACCGACTGGGAGGGCGTGTTCATCGAGTGGGACTGCCTGCAGTGGCAGCGCCGCTACCTCGACGTGGACCGGAACCAGTGGCTCAACAGCACCTCGAACGGATGCAGCGGCGGCCCGTGCGCGGGCTGGTTCCTGTTCGAGCGCCCGACGAGCGCCGACGAGCTCATCACGTGGGGGATCGTCAAGACGACGTGACGGTCGTCCCCCGACGATCGCCCGGTCTGTGTCGTGGCCGCCGCGCAGTGCGGCGGCCACGACGCTCGTGCGTCTCGTGACGCGAGCGGCAACGGGCTCACGACGCGTCGTGTCGCTACGCTTCCGCCGTGGTCGACGAGCGCGTGCTCGCGGCACTCCCGGCGTACGAGATCACGAGCGAGCTGGGTCGCGGCGCGTACGGCGTCGTTCTCGCCGGCCGTCATCGTCAGCTCGGCAGGCTCGTCGCGATCAAGCAGTTGCCGCGCGCGTTCGGCGCCGATCCGGCAGTGCGCGCGCGCTTCATCGCCGAAGCGCGCGTGCTCGCGACGTTGGACCACCCGCACATCGTCGCGATCTACGACTTCGTCGACTACGACGGCCTCTGCCTCCTGGTGATGGAGCGCCTCACCGGAGGAACGGTGTGGAGCCGCTTCCATGCAGGCGGGTTCACACCCGATGTCTCGTGCGCCATCCTGCTCGCGGTCTGCGCCGGACTGCACCACGCGCACCAGCACGGCGTGCTGCATCGCGACATCAAGCCCGAGAACCTGATGTTCTCGGGTGAAGGCACGCTGAAGGTGACCGACCTCGGCATCGCGAAGGTGGTGGGCGGCTCGTCGACGCTCGCGACTCGCGCGGGCGAGGTCCTCGGGACGCCCGCGTACATCGCTCCCGAGCAGGCGCGTGGTGCCGATCTCACGCCCGCGACCGACGTGTACCAGGCGGGGACGCTGCTCTACGAGCTCCTCGCGGGCCGGCTGCCGTTCCCGGCGGACAGCGACCCGGCGACCATCCTCTACCGGCACGTCCACGAGGTCCCGCCGCCGCTGCTCGAGGCCGCGCACCATGTGCCGGCCGAGCTCGCCGCGGTGACGGATCGTGCGATCTCGACGCTGCCCGCGGATCGGTACCAGAGCGCCGAGGAGCTCGGTGTCGCGATCGCGAGCTGCGCGGCACGGACGTGGGGTCGCGGATGGCTCGCGCGCACGAACGTCCCCGTGTCGGCGAGCGGGCCGGTGCTCGCTGCCGCGCTCGGCGAGATCCAACCGGTGCCGAAGGTCACCGTGCCGACCGCGGTCGAGACCGGACCCGCGCGCGGCGAGCCGCGCGAACCCGTCCCCGGCGACTACGTCCCGGTGCAGCTCGCACACCCCGAGCTGCGCGACCACGCCACCGGTGGGGACGACGCGCCGGCCGGCACACCCGAGCCGGTCAGCGTCGACGAGCACGTCGAGGAACCGGCGGTCGCGGACGTGCCAGTCCCGGCGGATGTCTCGGACGCGACCCGCGCGCGCACCAGCGACGCACCGTCGGTCGCCGACCCGCGCGCGCCGGAACGCGCCGCGGACCGCGACCGGGCGCACGATCAGCCCGACAGCACGCGCGCTCGACGACCGCGGCAGCGAGCCCTCGTGGCCGCGATCGCGGCTGCGATCGTCGTCTTGGCCGGAGTCGCCGCGATCGCCTGGACGCTGACCCGCGGGGGCGGCAGCCATCCCGAGCGCGCGGCGCGGTCGACGCCGGCCGCGCCCGTCAACGCCGCCCCGACCGCCTGGCGCGCCTTGCCGGACGCGCCGACCGCGCGTCAACAGGTGGCGTCGACCGTGTACCAGGGCCGCGTGTGGGTGCTGGGCGGTCTCACGAACGGCGCCGCCACCACGAAGGTCGAGGCGTTCGACCCGGCGATCGAGAACTGGACGGCGGGGCCCGACCTCCCGTTGCCGCTGCACCACGAGATCGCGGTCGACTACCACGGCGAGATCGTCGTGATGGGCGGCTGGGTGCCCGACGGCCCGACCCTGGACGCGACGACCTCCGACCGCGTGTTCGCGTTGCGCGGTGGGAGTTGGGTCGAGCTGCCCCACATGAACCACGCGCGCGCGGCAGGCGCCGCGGCGGTCGTCGACGATCGGATCGTCGTCACCGGCGGCCAGGCGAACCACCTCCTCGTACCGCAGACCGAGGTGTTCGACGGGACGCGCTGGACGGACGTCGCGCCGATGCCTACCCCGCGCGACCATCTCGCCGCGGCGTCCGACGGCCGGTACCTGTACGCAGTCGGCGGGCGCGCGCTGTCGGCCGACAAGAACTTCGCGGCGCTCGAGCGCTACGACCCGTCGACGAACCAGTGGACGGAGCTCCCGCCGATGCCGACCGCGCGCGGCGGCCTCGGCGCGGCGGTCGTCGGGAACCGGCTCGTGACGCTCGGCGGCGAGGCCCCGACGTCCGTGTACGGCACCGTCGAGGTGTTCGACCTCACGACCGGCACGTGGTCGAAGCTCACGCCGATGCGCACACCACGCCACGGTCTCGCGGTGCTGTCGGTCGGCACGACGTTGTACGCGTTCGACGGCGCGGGCGCACCCGGTCACGTCGACTCGCTCGCGACCGCCGAGTCCGTCGATCTGCGCGCGTTCCCGAACGCGTCGCCGTGGCGCGCGCTGCCTGACGCTCCGATCGCGCGGCAACAGGTCGCGTCGACGACGTTCCAGGGGACGCTGTGGATCTTCGGCGGTCTCGTCGGCGACGGCACGACGTCCACCGCGAAGGCGCTGGGATACGACCCGACGATCTCGACATGGGAGGCCGGGCCCGACCTCCCGCTGGCGCTGAACCACGCGACGGCGGTCGTCGACCGCGGCGAGATCGTGGTGATCGGCGGCTGGGTGCCGTCGGGATCGAGCACGGACGCGATCGTGTCGGACCGCGTGTTCGCCTTGCGGGGCGGGAGTTGGGTCGAGCTGCCGCACCTGAACCACGCGCGCGCGGCCGGAGCCGCGGCGGTGGTGGGCGATCGCGTCGTCGTCACGGGTGGCCAGGCGAACCACCGGCTCGTCCGCGAGACGGAGGTGTTCGACGGGACGCGCTGGCGCGACGTCGCTCCGATGCCGACGCCGCGCGACCACCTCGCGGCTGCGTCCGACGGTCGGTACGTGTACGCGGTGGGCGGACGGATGCTGTCGTCCGACAAGAACTCCGGCGCGGTGGAGCGTTACGACCCCGCGTCCGACACGTGGACGAAGCTGCCCTCGATGCCGACGCCGCGCGGTGACCTCGGCGCGGTCCTCGTCGGCCACCGGCTCGTCACGCTCGGCGGCGAGAGCCCGACCTCGGTGTACGGCAACGTCGAGGCGCTCGATCTGACGACACGAACGTGGTCCGCGCTCCCGCCGATGAGGACGCCGCGCCACGGCATGGCCGTCCTCGCCGTTGGTGACAACGTCTACGCGATCGGCGGTACGGCGACGCCGGGGCACGTCGCCTCGCTGACCACCGCCGAGGCGTTCACGCTCGGCTGACGGCGCGCCGGGGCGAGCCTCACGGGTCCACGACCTCGCCCGCGATCGGCAGGCGCAGCGCGTGCACGAGGACGGGGTCCCGGAGGCCCTTCACCGTCACCTGCTGGGCGTCCTCGAACGGATAGTGCGCGCCGACGTCGGCGTACAGCGCGTCGTCGACGAGGACGTCGCCGTAACCGTGGCGCGCAGCCAGCGCGGACAGCCGGAACGCGCGGTTGGCCGCATCGCCGACGACGCCCAGCAGCGCACCCGTCATGGAGCTCATCGAGGACTCACCGCGCGCGACCCCCCAGCCCATCCGGATGGGTCCGCCGTCGACCGCGTGCAGCGCGAGCGTCGAGGCGACCGCATCGACCCGCGCGGCCGCCGCGACGACGAAGTCGAGCGCGTGGCGGGGCGCGTCCGGAACCGAGTCTGTCTCCCAGACCGCGAAGAACGCGTCACCGACGTAGTTGCTGAGCGTCCCCTTGTAGCGCGTCAGGAGCGCGCGCAGCTCCACGAGCACCGCGTCGAGGCTCTCCATCACGACGCGGCTCGGCACCGTGTGGCTGATCGTCGAGAACCCGACGATGTCGCCGACCACCGTCACGAGATCGGCGTCGGTCACGTAGCGGATCGTCTGGGTCCCCGCCGGCGCGCCCTGCGGGCGCGACCAGTCCGTGCGGAACTCGAGGTCCATGGAGCCGACCGTCAGGTGGTCGCCGGACGCGAGCGGGACGGGCACCGCGCGCTCGATGCGGACACCGTTGAGGCGCGTGCCGTTCGTGCTCGTGTCGACGACCGACGCCCCGTGGTCACGCCGGACGCGGATCTCCAGATGGTTGCGGGACACGTTGACGTCGTCGACGAGGAGCCGGTGACGTTCCTCGATGCCCGTGCAATCGCGTCCCACGAACAGACGGTCGTAGATCGCGATCTCCTGCGGGTCGTTCGAGCCCACCCGGGCGATGAGGTGCGCGTCCGGCCTCACCTCGTCGGCCATGCCGCGCACTCTAGGGACGCGCGCCCGAGCCTGCCGAGGAGAAGCGCTCGACGGCCGGGTCCGTCGCTCGCGGACGGCGACCACGCGGCCCGATTCCTCGGCCGCCGGTGTCGATGCGGCCACATGCCGTTCGTCGGTTGGGTAGAGCCGACGAACCGACCCGGATCGCGGCACCCACCGACGTGACAAGGGAGGGCTCCCATGAAGGCCGTTCGCATCCGTGAACCGAAGGGCTTCGAGGGCATCGACGGTCTCGTCTACGAGGACGCGCCCGATCCGCGGCCCGCCGTCGCCGACGCGCTCGTCGAGGTGCGCGCCGCGAGCTTCACGCCGACCGAGCTGATGTGGCCGCTGGCGACCGACCGAGCCGGGCACGAGCGGGGCGCGCGCATCCCGGCCCACGAGGGGTCGGGCGTCGTCGTCGCGCTCGGCTACGGGGCGGCCGGCGTGTCCGTCGGGGACGAGGTGTTCGGTCTCATCGACGGGTACCGCGACGGGTGGGCCGCCGACTACGTCGCGATCGAGGTTCGCAGCCTGGCGCCCAAGCCGGCGACCGTCGACTTCGTGCAAGCCGCGGCCATCCCGCAGGCCGGCCTGACGTCGTGGCAGGCGCTGTTCGACCACGGCCACCTCGAACGCGGGCAGACCGTCGTCGTGCACGGTGCTGCGGGTGGGGTGGGGTCGACGGGCGTGGAGCTCGCCCACTGGGCCGGCGCGCACGTCATCGGGACCGGCCGGGCCAACGCGCGCGACCGCGTGCTGGAGCTCGGTGCGGACGAGTTCGTCGACGTCGACCGTGAAGGCTGGGAGACCAGCGTCGGCCAGGTGGACCTGGTCTACGACGCGATCGGGGGCGACGTGCTCGCCGGGTCACCGGCGATCGTCAAGCCTGGTGGCGCGCTCGTCTCCGTGATGGCGCCGCCCGAGACCGACCGAACCGACATCCGGACCGTCCACTTCGTGCGGGACGCGAACGGCACGCAACTGCGCGAGATCGCCCGTCTCGTCGACGAGGGGACGCTGCACGCGCACGTCGGCGCGGTCTACCGCCTCGCCGACGCGCGCGAAGCGTTCATGGCGAAGTCCACGGAGCACATCCCGGGCAAGGTCGTGCTCACACCCTGACGTCGCGCGGTCGTCGTTCGGTCGTTCGTTCGTGGAGGTGGCGGGAGTCGAACCCGCGTCTTCCGAGCTCTTGCCGGGGCTTCTCCGAGCGCAGCCGATGAGGAGAGTCTCGGGTCACCGCCGTTCACCGGCGCCTGACGGCGACCCCAGCCCGAGTGCGATGTCCCGCCGGGCCCTCGGGCATGTCCCGGCGGTGAGTCGCTCTGCATGACGCCCACGATCCGACCGAGCGACCGGGCCGGAATGGACGCGCTACCTAGTGATTAAGCAGCGAGTGCGAGGTTGTCCTCGGCATGTATTTGTGGTGCCGGCTCTTTCACGACGATCCGGCGACGTCGGCTCGCTTCACCCGCCTCGATCCTCGGAATCGAAGCCACGCACCCCCTTGTCAAGCGCCCGGTCGTGCGTGTGACCGGAACGTTCAGTCTACAAGCGCCACGGCTCGGGCAATCCCGCCTGCCGCTTGTGCGTCGTGCGTCGCCGCATGGCGGCGCTCGGCCAGGCACACGTGCGGGGCGGTCACCACAACGAGAGCTCCTCGACGGCGACGAGCGCGGCCTTGAGGCGGACGCGGGCCGCCTCCCGTGCGTCGAGCGGTGGCGCGGGCGCGGCCGTCGTGGCGACGGTCGGACCCGCGGGCAGTGCCGCGACCGCGCCCAGCACCCCGGCGACGTCGCCGTGCGCCGGCCCGCCGTGCGCCGGGTCGCCGTGTGCCGGCTGCGGGCGCTCACGCTCCGCCCTCGCGACCGACTCCGTGTAGACGGCGTGGGCCGACTCCCACAGCTCGTTCAGCGCGTCGAGCCAGTTCCCGAGCGCCTCGCCGTGCAGGCTCTGCAGCGCCAGGCGGGCCTCGGGCACGACGTAGTGCTCCCACAGCAGCATCCCGGGCGGGTCGCCCTCGATCGGTGACGGGTCGTCGTGCACGTCGTCCGGGTAGCCGGCGAGCCGGGCCGACGACCTCGCCTGCGCCTCGATCGCGGCCGCGACCGTCTGCTCGAGGGCACGTTGCCGCGCCTGCGCGCTGAGGCCGCCGTTGCGGTGGCGCACGTCGTCCGACAGCAGACGGGCGACCTCGAGCCAGTCGTCGAGCTCGGCGTCGGCACCGGCCTCGGCCAGCGCGAGCACGTGCTCGGCGACGCTCGGGTACGTCTCGAGGATCACCGCGCGGAACCGGCGCCGTCGCCGCTCCGCGGCGTGGTCATGGGCGCCGGCCGACGGACGCGCGACGGCGACCACGGGTGCGGCCGCCGGCTCGACCTCCATGATCTCGTCCTCGACGATCTCGCCGTCGACGACGTCGTCCTCGGCGGGCTCCCAACCGTCAGCGGGCGCGCCGGGACGGTCGACGGCCTCGGTCAGGCCGCGCAGCCGTCGAAGGGCGCGCTCGCGCCACGGCCGTCTCGCGTGGTCGACCACCCCGTCTCATCGACCGCAATCGCCTTGGCTCCAGCGTTCATGCGTCGTTGGTCGTCGTACAGCAACGACGAGCGACGCATGAACGTCAACGGCTACCCGCGGCCCCGGGCCTTCAGCTCCCGCTCGGCCTCGCGCTTCGCGTCGCGGGCTGCGATCGCCTGGCGCTTGTCGTAGCTGCGCTTGCCCCGTGCGAGCGCGAGCTCGACCTTGGCCCGCCCGTCCTTGAAGTACACGCGCAGGGGGACGAGCGTGACGCCCCGCTCATCCGTCTTGCGCGCGAGCTCGTCGATCTCGCCCCGGTGCAGCAGCAGCTTCCGCTTACGGACGGGGTCGTGCTCGGCGCGCGAGAACGCGTACGGCGACACGTGCATGCCGTGCAGGAACACCTCGCCGTTTTCGACGCGCGCGTAGGCGTCCTGCAGGTTGGCGCGACCGTCGCGGATCGACTTCACCTCCGCGCCCGCGAGCATGATGCCCGCCTCGTATGTGTCGAGCACGAGGTAGTCGTGTCGCGCGCGCCGGTTGGTGATGACGGTGCGGTCGCCGCGCTCGCGCTTGTCTGCCATGACGACGACCGACGCTACTAGCGGCTACGAGCGCGGCAGCCCCAGCAAACGTGAAGCTTCGGGAGCAGACGCGACCGGGCGTCCGACCTCCGCGCACAGCTTCGCCGCGCGACGGACCGCGTCGACGTTCGGTCCGCCGTCCTGGTCGTCCTCCAGCCCGACGCGCAGGTGGCCGCCCTGCTCCAGCGCGAGCCGGGCGACGGGCGTGTCGAACACGTTGCCGCCGAGCACCGCGACCGCCCACGGTATGTCGCGCGCCCCGAGCATCGAGACGTACATCGCGAGAGCCTCCGCGGTCGGCGGCGCACCCCACAGCGGCAACGCGTCCGGCCCGCCGAGGAACGCGCCACCCGAGAAGTAGAACTTGACCAACGTCCCGGCCGGCAGCGCGCCCGCGTCGTAGTACGCGAGCACGACGCGCAGGAACCCGGGCTCGTAGCACGCGACGCTCGGACCGAGCCGCAGACGCGCGCACACGTCGAGGACGTACCGGATGTCGCGGAACGTGTTGGTGTACACGTAGTCGGACTCGGGTGGCAGCCCGTCCGCTCCGGTGCCGCCGAGGTTGACCGAGCCGGTGTCCGCGAACCCCGCTCGGATCAGGCCCTCGTCGGCGAGGATCTCGATGTGCCGGTAGCGGTCGGCCATCGTGGGACCCAGCCCGCTCGTCGGGTACAGGATCGCGTCGGGCCGCTCGCGCAGCACCGCGCGGTACGCCTGCGCGTACGCCTCGGCGTTCTGCTCCGCCGGCGCGCGCATGTCGTGGCTGTGCGTGTGCACGACCGTCGCACCCGCGTCGATGCACGCGATCGCGTCCGCGGCGAGCTCGTCGGGCATGACGGGCACGATCGGGTTGCGTTCCCGGCGGGTCACGCCGTTGAGCGCGGCCTCGATGACGACGGGCGTCCCGTCGATGTCCTCGATCACGGCGTCCTCGCTCACGGTGTCCTCGCTCACGGCGTCCTCGATCACGGCGTCCTCGATCACGGTGTCGGCCATGGTGGCAGTATCACCGCGCATGCGGACCCGTGTCACCGAGCTCCTCGGCGTCGAGCACCCGATCATCCAGGCGCCCATGGGCTACATCGCCCGCGCGCAGCTCGCGTCGGCGGTCTCCAACGCCGGCGCGATGGGGATCATCGAGACGTCGTCTGGCCGGCTCGACGAGGTGCGCGACGAGATCCGCACGATGCGCGACCTCACCGACAAGCCGTTCGGCGTCAACATCGCGCAGCTGTTCGTACGCGATCCGTCGATCGTCGACTTCGTCGTCGACAACGGCATCCGGTTCGTCACGACGTCGGCCGGCGATCCCACCCGGTACACGACGCTGCTGAAGGAGGCCGGCCTCACCGTGTTCCACGTCGTGCCGACGTTGCGCGCCGCGCTCAAAGCCGTCGGCGCGGGGGTGGACGGGCTCGTCGCGGAAGGCGGCGAGGGCGGCGGCTTCAAGAACCCGCGCGACGTGTCGAGCATGGTCCTGATCCCGCTCGTGTGCTCGAAGGTCGACGTGCCGGTCGTCGCCGCCGGTGGCATCGCGGACGGGCGCTCGATGGCCGCCGCGATGGCGCTGGGCGCCGAGGGCGTGCAGATGGGGACACGCATGGTCTCGGCCGAGGAGTCGCCCGTGCACGCGAACTACAAGCAGCTCGTGATCGACTCGGCCGAGACCGACACCGTCTTCCTCAACCGCTTCTCGCGACCCGGCTTCCGGGTGTTGCGCACCGCGTACAGCGAGGCGCTCGAGCGTGACGAGTCGGTGTCGCTCGGTGAGCTCGCGCGCATCCTCGACCTGTACTTCAACGGCAACCTCGAGGGTGGGTTCGCGTTCGGCGGTCAGGTCGCCGGACGCATCGACCGCGTCCGGCCCGTCCGCGAGATCATCGAGACGACGGTGGCCGAGTGTCGTGACGTGCTCGTCGCGCTCGGCAAGCGCGCGGCCGAGGAGTGAGCGCGCACGAGCACGGGCGCGCGCACGGTCGGGCGCACGGCTTCGACACGGAGGCCGAGGCCGCCCGGCTCGAGCGCGAAGCAGAAGGCCTGCTCGACGAGGTCGAGCGCGCGGCGGCGCTGCTCGCCGGCGCGGCCGGGCGGCGCGGCGTCGACGTCCGTCGCGTGCTCGACATCGGCTGCGGTCCGGGCGTCGCGACGTGCGTCCTCGCCCAGCAGTTCCGCTCGGCGACCGTCGTCGCCGTCGACTCGTCACCGACGATGCTCGAGCACGCGGCCGCGCGTGCCGCACGGCTCGGACCCGCGGCACGGGTCGAGACGCGACGCGTCGACCTCCCCGATGCGGTCGACACACTTGGGCGCGCGGACGTTGCATGGGCGTCGATGGTGCTGCACCACGTCGGCGACGAGCGCGCCGTGCTGCGCGCGCTCCGCGAGCTGCTCGTGCCGAGCGGCCTCCTCGCGGTCGTCGAGCACGCGCCCATGCGCGACGCGCTCCACGACTCCGACTTCGTGCTCCTCGGCGACGAGCCGCTCGGCGACACACGCCGGCTCTCGGTCGCGGCCCCCGCCTGACCTGCGCGTAGAGTCCCGTCCCGCCCGTGACGTCAGGTGACCACGGAGGTCCGTCTCGATGCCCGCTTCCGGTTCGATCCTCGGCAACGCCGTGCGACGCCGCGAGGATCCCGGCATCCTGCGCGGCGAGACGCGCTACTTCGACGATCTGCAGCTGCCCGACCTGCTGCACGTGGTGTTCGTGCGCTCGACGATCGCCCACGCCCGGATCACCGAGGTCGACACGAGCGAGGCGGCCCGGATGCCGGGCGTCGCCGCCGTGTACGCGGCCGCCGACCTCGACCTCGCGCCCGTGCAGGGCTTCGTGATGCTGCCGCCGGTGTTCGCGCGTCCGCCGCTCGCGTCCGAGGTCGTCCGCTTCGTGGGCGACATCGTCGCGGTCGTCGCCGCGGAGACGCGCGCGCAGGCGACGGACGCGGCCGAGGCCGTGATCGCCGACTACGACCCCCTGCCGGTGGTGGTCGACCCGGAAGCGGGCCTCGCGGACGACGCGCCCGTCCTGTTCCCGGACCACGGGTCGAACGTCGCGATGACGTTCGACTTCGGCGACGACCCGAACCTGCTCGACGGCGCGGATGTCGTCGTGAAGGGCCGGTTCGTCAACCAGCGCGTCGCCGCGATCCCGATGGAGCCCAACGGGATCGTGGTCGACCCGCGGCCGGCCGACGGGGTCGACCTCACCGTCTGGGCGCCGACGCAGGCACCGTTCGGCGTGCGCGACCCGCTCGCCGCCGCGCTCGGTCTCGACACGGACAAGGTGCGCGTGATCGCGCCCGCCGTCGGCGGAGGGTTCGGCGCCAAGACCGGCTTGTACGTCGAGTACGTGATCGCCGCCACGATCGCACGCGCGCTCGGCCGTCCGGTGAAGTGGGCGGAGACGCGCTCCGAGAACCTGCTCGCGATGGTGCAGGGTCGCGCGCAGATCCAGTACGTCGAGATGGGTCTCAAGCGCGACGGCACGATCGTCGCGGTGAAGGCCGACATCGTCGGTGACGCGGGTGCGTACCCGAGCACCGGCGCGTTCCTCCCGTACCTCACGCGCATGATGGGGCAGGGCGTCTACCGCATCCCGAAGGTGCAGGTGACGTCGCGCAGCATCGCGACCAACACGACACCCGTCGCCGCGTACCGCGGTGCGGGCCGTCCGGAGGCGACCGCGTTCCTCGAGCGCATCGTGGACATCGCGGCCGACGAGCTCGACATCGACCCGGTCGAGATCCGCCGGCGGAACTTCCTCCAGCCGGACGACTTCCCGCTCACGACGGCGACGGGCGCGAACTACGACGTCGGCGACTACGAGAAGGCGCTCGACGAGGCGATCCGCATCGCTCGCTACGACGAGCTGCGCGCCGAGCAGCGCGCGCGACGCGAGCGCCGCGACGTGAAGCAGCTCGGCATCGGTGTGTCCGCGTACGTCGAGGTGACCGCGGGTGGCCTGTTCCAGGAGTTCGGATCGGTCGAGGTGCACGACGACGGCACGGTGACGGCCGCGGTCGGGACGTCCGCGCACGGCCAGGGTCACGAGACGGCGTTCTCGATGATCGTCGCCGACATGCTCGGCGTCCCGATGGAGTCGGTGCGCGTCGTGCAGTCCGACACCGCGCTGGTGCCGCGGGGGAGCGGCACGATGGGCTCGCGGTCACTGCAGACGGCCGGCAGCGCGCTGTTCCAGGCGAGCGAGGCGGTGCTCGACAAGGCGAAGCAGCTCGCGGCGCACCTGCTCGAGGCGAACGCCGACGACATCGTCCTCACCGACGACGGCCGGCTGGGCGTGGCGGGTGTGCCGGCGTCCGCGCTGTCGTGGGCCGAGCTGTCGGCCGCGGCGAACGACCCGTCGAAGCGGCCCGACGGGATGGAGCCCGCGCTCGCCGTCGCGCTCGACTTCAACCAGGGCGAGGCCTCGTACCCG
This genomic stretch from Acidimicrobiia bacterium harbors:
- a CDS encoding NADP-dependent oxidoreductase codes for the protein MKAVRIREPKGFEGIDGLVYEDAPDPRPAVADALVEVRAASFTPTELMWPLATDRAGHERGARIPAHEGSGVVVALGYGAAGVSVGDEVFGLIDGYRDGWAADYVAIEVRSLAPKPATVDFVQAAAIPQAGLTSWQALFDHGHLERGQTVVVHGAAGGVGSTGVELAHWAGAHVIGTGRANARDRVLELGADEFVDVDREGWETSVGQVDLVYDAIGGDVLAGSPAIVKPGGALVSVMAPPETDRTDIRTVHFVRDANGTQLREIARLVDEGTLHAHVGAVYRLADAREAFMAKSTEHIPGKVVLTP
- a CDS encoding kelch repeat-containing protein; the encoded protein is MVDERVLAALPAYEITSELGRGAYGVVLAGRHRQLGRLVAIKQLPRAFGADPAVRARFIAEARVLATLDHPHIVAIYDFVDYDGLCLLVMERLTGGTVWSRFHAGGFTPDVSCAILLAVCAGLHHAHQHGVLHRDIKPENLMFSGEGTLKVTDLGIAKVVGGSSTLATRAGEVLGTPAYIAPEQARGADLTPATDVYQAGTLLYELLAGRLPFPADSDPATILYRHVHEVPPPLLEAAHHVPAELAAVTDRAISTLPADRYQSAEELGVAIASCAARTWGRGWLARTNVPVSASGPVLAAALGEIQPVPKVTVPTAVETGPARGEPREPVPGDYVPVQLAHPELRDHATGGDDAPAGTPEPVSVDEHVEEPAVADVPVPADVSDATRARTSDAPSVADPRAPERAADRDRAHDQPDSTRARRPRQRALVAAIAAAIVVLAGVAAIAWTLTRGGGSHPERAARSTPAAPVNAAPTAWRALPDAPTARQQVASTVYQGRVWVLGGLTNGAATTKVEAFDPAIENWTAGPDLPLPLHHEIAVDYHGEIVVMGGWVPDGPTLDATTSDRVFALRGGSWVELPHMNHARAAGAAAVVDDRIVVTGGQANHLLVPQTEVFDGTRWTDVAPMPTPRDHLAAASDGRYLYAVGGRALSADKNFAALERYDPSTNQWTELPPMPTARGGLGAAVVGNRLVTLGGEAPTSVYGTVEVFDLTTGTWSKLTPMRTPRHGLAVLSVGTTLYAFDGAGAPGHVDSLATAESVDLRAFPNASPWRALPDAPIARQQVASTTFQGTLWIFGGLVGDGTTSTAKALGYDPTISTWEAGPDLPLALNHATAVVDRGEIVVIGGWVPSGSSTDAIVSDRVFALRGGSWVELPHLNHARAAGAAAVVGDRVVVTGGQANHRLVRETEVFDGTRWRDVAPMPTPRDHLAAASDGRYVYAVGGRMLSSDKNSGAVERYDPASDTWTKLPSMPTPRGDLGAVLVGHRLVTLGGESPTSVYGNVEALDLTTRTWSALPPMRTPRHGMAVLAVGDNVYAIGGTATPGHVASLTTAEAFTLG
- a CDS encoding adenylate/guanylate cyclase domain-containing protein; translated protein: MADEVRPDAHLIARVGSNDPQEIAIYDRLFVGRDCTGIEERHRLLVDDVNVSRNHLEIRVRRDHGASVVDTSTNGTRLNGVRIERAVPVPLASGDHLTVGSMDLEFRTDWSRPQGAPAGTQTIRYVTDADLVTVVGDIVGFSTISHTVPSRVVMESLDAVLVELRALLTRYKGTLSNYVGDAFFAVWETDSVPDAPRHALDFVVAAAARVDAVASTLALHAVDGGPIRMGWGVARGESSMSSMTGALLGVVGDAANRAFRLSALAARHGYGDVLVDDALYADVGAHYPFEDAQQVTVKGLRDPVLVHALRLPIAGEVVDP
- the smpB gene encoding SsrA-binding protein SmpB, whose product is MADKRERGDRTVITNRRARHDYLVLDTYEAGIMLAGAEVKSIRDGRANLQDAYARVENGEVFLHGMHVSPYAFSRAEHDPVRKRKLLLHRGEIDELARKTDERGVTLVPLRVYFKDGRAKVELALARGKRSYDKRQAIAARDAKREAERELKARGRG